In Leptotrichia sp. oral taxon 221, the DNA window CGAAAAAATTTGATAAAAATTTGGACACAATAGGGATTAGAATTCCTAAAAATAAAATTGCTTTAGAATTAATAAGAAATGCAGGTGGAATAATTTTAACAACAAGTGCAAATTTATCAGGAGAACCAGCGACTACTGATTTAAAAAAAATTAATGTAGAAGTTTTAGAAAATGTTGATTTTGTGATTAAAGAAAAAGGAATGAAATTGACGGGAATGCCTTCAACAATTATAAAATTTGATGATGGTAAAATTGAATTGTTGAGAAAAGGAAATATTTCGTTAAAAGAGATACGAAAAGAAATATAAAAATAATTTTTTAAAAGGAAAGGTGATAAGGTTAATGGCAAAAATGGTGAATCCAAATTCGGTTAACGATATGGAAATAATTAATGCAAAAGCACAAGCAAAAATGTCTCAGTTAGTTCAAAAAATTGGAAAAGGTAAAAGAAGAGTGACTGTAACATTTAATAAAACTACGAGAAGTTATGTAGCAAAATTAATTGAAGAAATGAAAAAACAAATGATAGCATACGAAAAACAATTACCAAATTTGTTTAACTTTTTTAATTATTTAGAAAAAGAAACAAAAGTGACTAAAGCAAACAAAAAAGAAAAAACAAAAGATGTTTTGCTTTCGTATGAAGAAGTTGATTTCTTGAAATTACAGTTGAAAGAAACTATAAAAGGGATAGAAATGCAATCAAAAAATTTAAAATGGTATAATTTTTTGAAAAAAAGTATGTACAAAATGTTGAAAAAACAAACTGAAGAAACTTTAGAAAATGTTAACAGTGGGAATGTTAAAAAGAAATAATTTAGTAAAAAAATTGAGGGAAAAAGGGAAATAAATAGTAATTTTAAATTACAAAAAATTGAAAAAATAAAAAATTAAAATAAAAGGGTGAGGGAAAATTGAATAATAAGTTATTGTCGAGTAGTGTAATTTCGTATGTGAATGAAATTATTAAAAAAGGAATTTTGAAAAAAGCAAGTGATATTCATATCAAATTTGATGATTTGGATGGAATGGAAATAAAATATAGAATTGATGGAATTTTGCAGGAAGTTGAAGAATTATTTGATGTAATTGATAAAAAGATTTTGGAAAGAAATGTTGTAGAGATAATATCGCGTATAAAAATTTTGTCTGAAATGAATGTAGCAGAGAAAAGAAAGCCACAAGACGGTAGTTTTTCTTTTTTATTGGATGAAAAAAGGTATGATGTTCGAGTAGCATATATGCCTACAATAAATGGAGAGAGCATAGTTTTAAGAATATTGAAAAGTTTTTTGGAAAATACGGAGTTAAAAACATTGGGGTTTTCAAATAAAAGTGAAGAAATTTTGGAAAAAATGCTAGAGAGAAAATATGGTATGATTTTAGTTAGTGGACCAACTGGTTCAGGAAAATCAACTACTTTGTTATCGATGATTGAAAAATTGAACGATGGAAAGCGAAAAATAATAACGGTGGAAGATCCTGTTGAAAATAAAATAAAAGGAATTGTGCAAGTGCAGGTGAATAATGAGATCGGGGTAACTTTTTCAGAAGTTTTAAAAAGTTGTCTAAGAAATGATCCAGATATAATTGTTGTGTCTGAAATTAGAGATGAAATTACAGCAGAAATTGCCGTAAGAGCAGCACTTACAGGACATTTGGTAATATCGACGATTCACACAAATAATGCAATTGCAACGATAACGAGGCTTGTAGATATGGGAATTCCAAAATATTTGATTTTAGACTCGATGATAGGCGTAGTAGCTCAAAGATTAATTGGGAAAAAATGCGATAATTACAGCAATCATTTAGACGAACATAGCTGTAATAGGTGTAATAACGGCTACGACGGACGAATTGTCATAAATGAAATACTTTATCTTAACGAAGAAGTGAAAAATATTCTGAAAAAAAATGAGTTAGGAGAAAAAGTAAAAAAAGAAATAAAAGAATTAGAAACAGCAAAATACATTGATTTTTCAATGGATGTAAATGAAAAAATAGAAAAAAATCTAATTTTTGAAAAGGATGCATTTGAATTTAGTTAAAAAATTAGTAAAAATGCAGAAAGTGGAAGCACATGAAAAAAAAGATAATAGTGTACGATTTTGATAAAACAATATACGGTGGAGAAAGTGGGACAAATTTTTTTCAATACTATATGAAAAAATATCCTTTGGAAGCGTTCCTATTTTCTCTTTCGTATATAAAAGAAGTAATTTTTTATTTAGTAAAAATAATAGATTTAAAAAAATTGAAGGAAAGATTTTTTGTTTTTTTGGAAAAACATAGCGAAGAAGAAAGAAAAAATTTAATAAAAGGATTTTGGGAAGAATACGGGAAAATGAATTACGATTGGACAAAAGCTGAATTGGCTAAAAATAAGCAAGAGTCCGATATGGTAATAGTCAGTTCTGCAACACCAAAATTCATAATAGATGATTTTTTGTTATCTTTAGGCTATGATTTAGTTTTTGGAACAGAATTTGAAGGTGACGGTCAAAAAAAATTTATCTCAAAAATTAAAGGGGAAAACAATAAAGGTCAAGAGAAAGTCGAAAAATTGAATAAATGGGCGAAAGAAAATAATATCGAATACGAAATAATAAAATTTTATTCAGATAGTTTAGCCGATAAACCTTTATTCGATTTGGCAAAAGAAAAATATTGGATAAAAAGAGGTAAAAAAGTAAAAGGAATGCCTTCTAGAAAAACAATATTAGATAAATTATTTTGGAAATAATAAGAAAATGATTGACAAAGAGAAGGGGATATGATATCATAATGATGTTGCCGCTTTAGCTCATCTGGTAGAGCAACTGACTTGTAATCAGTAGGTGGTTGGTTCGAGTCCGACAAGCGGCACCATAATTACATAAAACAAAGAACATAAAATAAAATTTTAATGAATGAATCAGCTATCTTTTTGGAGAGCTTTTTTTTTAGCGTTTGAAAATTTCAATTTGAAAAGGTTGATTTTTTTTAAGTGATATGTTATAATTCATTCAAAAATAAGTATATTAAAAAATAAAAATGGAGGAAATAAGAAATGGCAAAAGCTAAATTCGAGAGAAGTAAACCACACGTAAACATAGGAACAATTGGTCACGTTGACCACGGTAAAACAACAACAACAGCAGCAATTTCAAAAGTATTAGCTGAAAAAGGGTTGGCTGAAAAAGTTGATTTTGAAAACATTGACCAAGCTCCTGAAGAAAGAGAAAGAGGAATTACAATTAACACAGCTCACATTGAGTATGAAACAGAAAAAAGACACTACGCTCACGTAGACTGTCCAGGACATGCTGACTATGTAAAAAATATGATTACAGGAGCAGCTCAAATGGATGGAGCTATCTTAGTAGTATCAGCAGCAGATGGTCCAATGCCTCAAACAAGAGAACATATCTTGTTGGCAAGACAAGTAGGTGTACCTTACATCGTAGTATACTTGAATAAAGTAGATATGGTAGACGACGAAGAATTATTAGAATTAGTAGAAATGGAAGTAAGAGAATTATTAAACGAATACGGATTCCCAGGAGATGACGTACCAGTAATCAAAGGATCTTCATTAGGAGCATTAAATGGAGAACAAAAATGGATAGATGCAATTGTAGAATTGATGGATGCAGTGGATGAATATATTCCAACACCAGAAAGACCAATTGACCAACCATTCCTTATGCCAATTGAAGATGTATTCACAATTACAGGAAGAGGAACAGTTGTAACAGGAAGAGTAGAAAGAGGAGTAGTAAAAGTTGGAGAAGAAGTAGAAATCGTAGGAATTAAACCAACTTCAAAAACAACAGTAACAGGAGTAGAAATGTTCAGAAAATTATTAGATTCAGGACAAGCTGGAGATAATATAGGAGCATTATTAAGAGGAACTAAGAAAGAAGAAGTGGAAAGAGGACAAGTACTTGCTAAACCAGGAACAATTACTCCACATACAGGATTTAAATCAGAAGTATATGTATTGACAAAAGATGAAGGAGGAAGACATACTCCATTCTTTACAGGATACAAACCACAATTCTATTTCAGAACAACTGATATTACAGGAGAAGTAAACTTACCAGAAGGAGTAGAAATGGTAATGCCTGGAGATAACATTGAAATGACAGTAGAATTAATTCACCCAATTGCAATGGAAGAAGGATTAAGATTTGCGATTAGAGAAGGTGGAAGAACAGTAGCTTCAGGAGTAGTTGCAACTATTACTAAATAGTAGTTACTCTAGAAGTAAAAGACATTTAAAATTAGTTAAAAAATAAGAAGTTTATTGCCTTTTAAAAAGATTAAAGGTAATAAACTTTACAAAAGACAATAATTGTGCTATAATATACGCAAGTTGTTTGAAAATATAATTTAAGATATTATTTAGGAGGAAGATTATGAAAAAATTATTAGGAATTTTAGCATTAGCTTTATCAGTTTCTGGAATTGCTTCTGCTGATCAAGACGTTGTAAAAAATGTTTATTTAAATCAAGATTTCAGACAAAGCTATACAGATAAATCTGGAACTGATGCAAATGAATTAGGAAATGAAGGGTTCAAAAAAGCTAACAAAGAAAGATACAGAGTAAAAACTGAAGCTGGAACAACTTTAGGATTAAACGATGAATGGGGATTAGATGCAAATCTATACTACAAACATGAGGAAGATAGATTCTATGCTGGAGGAGATAGAACTTCAACTAAAAAAAGTTCTGATTTAGTAGATGCAAACTTATCTAAAAACATTCAATGGGGATCATTAGACACTAACACTAAATTAGGAGTTAGACACTGGACTAAAAAAGCTGGTGTAGGTCACAAAGAAACTACTGGAGAATCTAACGAAATTTATTTCGGACCAACTTTTGGAATGAATGTATTTGGACAAAACATTAAAACTACTTTAGAAGCAGTTTACTTTACACAAAATGGTACTGGTGACCAAGATGGTAGATATTATAGAGCAGCTAACCATAACAATGCTAACCACGGTTGGGGAGCTAACTTAATCTTAGGAACTGATGGTAAATTATTAGAAGGTGGATTCGGTTCAATTGGTTACTATACAACATTGGAACACTATTTAAGAGATGCTAATGGAGAAAACAATAAATCAAATGTTAAATTAGACTACACAGTAGGATTAA includes these proteins:
- a CDS encoding L-threonylcarbamoyladenylate synthase — translated: MEKIENKAIEILKKGGVVIFPTDTVYGIGALPKKKSVEKIYKIKHRDFSKKIIALVSDVEKIQEMIDETPQNLKKIQKIIDKFWPGELTIIFNANKNFTKKFDKNLDTIGIRIPKNKIALELIRNAGGIILTTSANLSGEPATTDLKKINVEVLENVDFVIKEKGMKLTGMPSTIIKFDDGKIELLRKGNISLKEIRKEI
- a CDS encoding viral A-type inclusion protein; its protein translation is MAKMVNPNSVNDMEIINAKAQAKMSQLVQKIGKGKRRVTVTFNKTTRSYVAKLIEEMKKQMIAYEKQLPNLFNFFNYLEKETKVTKANKKEKTKDVLLSYEEVDFLKLQLKETIKGIEMQSKNLKWYNFLKKSMYKMLKKQTEETLENVNSGNVKKK
- a CDS encoding GspE/PulE family protein gives rise to the protein MNNKLLSSSVISYVNEIIKKGILKKASDIHIKFDDLDGMEIKYRIDGILQEVEELFDVIDKKILERNVVEIISRIKILSEMNVAEKRKPQDGSFSFLLDEKRYDVRVAYMPTINGESIVLRILKSFLENTELKTLGFSNKSEEILEKMLERKYGMILVSGPTGSGKSTTLLSMIEKLNDGKRKIITVEDPVENKIKGIVQVQVNNEIGVTFSEVLKSCLRNDPDIIVVSEIRDEITAEIAVRAALTGHLVISTIHTNNAIATITRLVDMGIPKYLILDSMIGVVAQRLIGKKCDNYSNHLDEHSCNRCNNGYDGRIVINEILYLNEEVKNILKKNELGEKVKKEIKELETAKYIDFSMDVNEKIEKNLIFEKDAFEFS
- a CDS encoding HAD family phosphatase, whose protein sequence is MKKKIIVYDFDKTIYGGESGTNFFQYYMKKYPLEAFLFSLSYIKEVIFYLVKIIDLKKLKERFFVFLEKHSEEERKNLIKGFWEEYGKMNYDWTKAELAKNKQESDMVIVSSATPKFIIDDFLLSLGYDLVFGTEFEGDGQKKFISKIKGENNKGQEKVEKLNKWAKENNIEYEIIKFYSDSLADKPLFDLAKEKYWIKRGKKVKGMPSRKTILDKLFWK
- the tuf gene encoding elongation factor Tu: MAKAKFERSKPHVNIGTIGHVDHGKTTTTAAISKVLAEKGLAEKVDFENIDQAPEERERGITINTAHIEYETEKRHYAHVDCPGHADYVKNMITGAAQMDGAILVVSAADGPMPQTREHILLARQVGVPYIVVYLNKVDMVDDEELLELVEMEVRELLNEYGFPGDDVPVIKGSSLGALNGEQKWIDAIVELMDAVDEYIPTPERPIDQPFLMPIEDVFTITGRGTVVTGRVERGVVKVGEEVEIVGIKPTSKTTVTGVEMFRKLLDSGQAGDNIGALLRGTKKEEVERGQVLAKPGTITPHTGFKSEVYVLTKDEGGRHTPFFTGYKPQFYFRTTDITGEVNLPEGVEMVMPGDNIEMTVELIHPIAMEEGLRFAIREGGRTVASGVVATITK
- a CDS encoding succinate dehydrogenase/fumarate reductase iron-sulfur subunit, which produces MKKLLGILALALSVSGIASADQDVVKNVYLNQDFRQSYTDKSGTDANELGNEGFKKANKERYRVKTEAGTTLGLNDEWGLDANLYYKHEEDRFYAGGDRTSTKKSSDLVDANLSKNIQWGSLDTNTKLGVRHWTKKAGVGHKETTGESNEIYFGPTFGMNVFGQNIKTTLEAVYFTQNGTGDQDGRYYRAANHNNANHGWGANLILGTDGKLLEGGFGSIGYYTTLEHYLRDANGENNKSNVKLDYTVGLTYDTPSWHGLYAFVNPENEWSKHTAKYGYENEFSVWTGVGYKADFETSVGTISINPSLRYRPVHKDTESKRDALTNKTSKTTTEANELRAGVKVGLTVK